Below is a window of candidate division WOR-3 bacterium DNA.
GTCTGCGGCACTCGAAAAAAGCAACTCCACACCTCCGCCATCCCTCCGCATCACATAGATGTCTTCGCTTTCATTTCTTTTCGAGGAAAAAACAATCGATTGACCGTTGGCAGTGTATTTTGGAAAACCATCCCAGTATTTGTTGTCAGTGAGCCGCCCGATCCGACCGCTCATGACGTTGACCACATATATTTCCCATTTATAGGGATCATCCATATTTGACACAAACACCAATTCTTTACCATCCGGCGCGAAATCGGGTGCAAAATCCTGCGCCAAATTGTCAGTCAACTTGCGCAGTTCATCCGTCGCGATGTCATACAGGTACAAATCCTCGTCGCCGTCGCGGTCCGATACAAATGCGATCGACTTGCCGTCAGGTGCGAAAACCGGGTCAGTATTCATCCCCCCTGTTACCAATCGTCTCAGATTACTTCCATCCAGATCTATCAGATAGATGTCTGCCCGGTCACGCCGGGATGCTGCAACCGCCAATCGATCACCGCTTGGACTGAACGCGCCCTTGAATTGATTCATCCCTTTCATTTCAACAATACTGGACGGGTATGGTTCGATACCGAGCAAAGTTGCCATCAGAACCCTCAGTTCCCTATCATCTTTCGTATCCGAACCAAGTTCACCGAGCTTCACAAAATGCCCAAGTGCGGGTTCTACCGAATCGAGAGCAGTGTATGTCAAACAAAGATAATAGTGAATATCAGGATTCTGTCCCTCTTTTTTCAGTGCCTCGCGCAAGGACTTTAGTGCAGTATCGTATGCGCCATTGCTGAATGCATCCTTGCCGCGCTGGAGGTCGCTCTTTCGAGCGCACGCGACAATGCAGCAAAAGACCATAACCAAGAGAACAAATGATAAACAGTATTTACTATTCATACTCCATCCTTTTTTCATATTTCTTCAAATTAGCGTAAAGCCTCTTTGCTGTTTTGAACGCAGCCATGAATCCTGTTATATCTGCACGACC
It encodes the following:
- a CDS encoding DPP IV N-terminal domain-containing protein, producing the protein MNSKYCLSFVLLVMVFCCIVACARKSDLQRGKDAFSNGAYDTALKSLREALKKEGQNPDIHYYLCLTYTALDSVEPALGHFVKLGELGSDTKDDRELRVLMATLLGIEPYPSSIVEMKGMNQFKGAFSPSGDRLAVAASRRDRADIYLIDLDGSNLRRLVTGGMNTDPVFAPDGKSIAFVSDRDGDEDLYLYDIATDELRKLTDNLAQDFAPDFAPDGKELVFVSNMDDPYKWEIYVVNVMSGRIGRLTDNKYWDGFPKYTANGQSIVFSSKRNESEDIYVMRRDGGGVELLFSSAADDNDPTIVRENLFFKSERDGEWEIYCYNIRNRQLARLTSNEWADWNPRISDDGSKLVVARRIKQRWVLYLINIAEPISSDYILSVIAARQSG